A single window of Sphingobacteriales bacterium DNA harbors:
- a CDS encoding DUF1343 domain-containing protein produces the protein MRYLQIFFLITIIQLNSFAQNIEVGAAQLNQYLPLLQNKNIGLVVNQTSTIGQTHLLDTLLKLNIKVKKVFAPEHGFRGVADAGEHVKNGIDPSTNTPIISLYGNNKKPKAEQIKDLDILIFDIQDIGVRFYTYISTLQYVMEACAENKKKLIILDRPNPNGHYVDGPILDTQYRSFVGMQQIPIVHGMTVGEYAKMLNGEKWLSNKLQCNITIIPCRNYDHKTFYQLPIKPSPNLPNMQSIYLYPSLCLFEGTDHVSLGRGTTLPFQIYGSPSFPKTLNYQFTPQSLPGAKTPPQLNQQCFGYNLSEISLTELQKNKFTLKYFINAYQLTNNKTTFFNTFFVKLYGKGNLSTQLKNKMTEAEIRKTWQQGLQKFKTIRKKYLLYKDFE, from the coding sequence ATGAGATATTTACAAATATTTTTCCTTATAACAATCATACAACTCAATAGCTTTGCACAAAATATAGAAGTAGGTGCAGCACAACTCAACCAATATTTACCATTACTTCAAAATAAAAATATAGGCTTAGTAGTTAATCAGACATCTACCATTGGGCAAACACATTTATTAGATACTTTATTAAAATTAAATATTAAAGTAAAAAAAGTATTTGCACCAGAACACGGATTCAGAGGCGTAGCTGATGCTGGCGAGCATGTAAAAAATGGAATCGACCCAAGTACAAACACACCAATTATTTCATTATATGGAAATAATAAAAAACCTAAAGCAGAACAAATAAAAGACTTAGACATTCTAATCTTTGATATTCAAGATATAGGTGTACGATTTTACACATACATTTCTACATTGCAATATGTAATGGAAGCTTGTGCAGAAAACAAGAAGAAACTAATTATTTTAGACAGACCAAATCCTAATGGACATTATGTAGATGGTCCAATTTTAGACACACAATACAGAAGTTTTGTAGGCATGCAGCAAATTCCTATTGTACATGGAATGACAGTAGGTGAATATGCAAAAATGCTCAATGGCGAAAAATGGTTGAGTAATAAATTACAATGCAACATTACCATTATTCCATGTAGAAACTACGACCACAAAACATTTTATCAATTACCAATCAAGCCATCTCCAAATCTTCCAAATATGCAAAGCATCTATTTGTATCCAAGTCTTTGCTTATTCGAAGGCACAGACCATGTAAGCTTAGGAAGAGGCACAACACTACCATTCCAAATTTATGGCAGTCCAAGTTTCCCAAAAACACTCAACTACCAATTTACACCACAGTCTTTGCCTGGTGCAAAAACGCCACCACAACTCAATCAACAATGCTTTGGATACAATCTTTCAGAAATTAGCTTAACTGAACTGCAAAAAAATAAGTTCACATTAAAATATTTCATCAATGCGTATCAATTAACAAACAACAAAACAACATTTTTCAATACATTTTTTGTAAAACTATATGGAAAAGGAAATCTTTCTACACAATTAAAAAATAAGATGACCGAAGCTGAAATAAGAAAAACTTGGCAACAAGGTCTTCAAAAATTCAAAACCATCAGAAAAAAATATTTACTCTACAAAGATTTTGAATGA
- a CDS encoding T9SS type A sorting domain-containing protein — MKSFILSLILFVFSVKEAKAQQQQQIQPTQINQISSTNCICYSDFYFSYDENGNRIQRSYIRVCTVPNCGTISPNTRLLADSIFEADISDTTLNYMLNKEQIANQNNDESNNIKSVYPNPTKGNFIVSLSNYSDNAYILLFDLNGNKIIETNMSGSELHINIEELSIGTYILLVKLPNSKENKSYKIMKI; from the coding sequence ATGAAATCTTTTATATTATCGCTTATTTTATTCGTATTTAGCGTAAAAGAAGCAAAAGCACAACAACAACAACAAATACAACCTACTCAGATAAATCAAATATCAAGTACAAACTGTATTTGTTATTCTGATTTTTATTTTAGTTATGATGAAAATGGGAATAGGATACAAAGAAGTTATATTAGAGTATGTACAGTTCCAAACTGTGGTACTATATCTCCCAATACAAGATTGTTAGCTGACTCAATTTTTGAAGCAGATATATCTGATACAACATTAAACTATATGTTAAATAAAGAGCAAATTGCAAATCAAAATAATGATGAGAGTAACAATATTAAATCTGTTTATCCCAACCCAACGAAAGGAAATTTTATAGTAAGTTTAAGTAATTATTCAGATAATGCATATATTTTGTTATTTGATTTAAATGGTAACAAGATAATAGAAACAAATATGTCTGGTTCAGAACTACATATAAATATTGAAGAACTAAGCATAGGTACTTATATTCTGTTAGTAAAACTACCAAACTCAAAAGAAAATAAAAGCTATAAAATTATGAAAATATAA
- a CDS encoding TolC family protein codes for MRKTLVLFATLFFAVQYTEAQSTYTISECVQYALNNHNNIKMSKNDFQSAIAKKNEGRSGYLPQVNGQIKWDDNLILQTTVLPAGTFGPGTPEQRIQIGNQYNTIAGIQLDQTLFNMSYIEGIRALKPNEELNKLKIVKSEEEVIYNTVAAYYQIYLLQENEKLLNESKARIEKTLPIVKLQYEKGVARKIDVDRIQVNLNNILANKEILSINKDVALNNLKYNMGMPLDSMIQIDTNYSKEIVDFSNTINDADDRIEIKILKQSLVLNQINYNRQKASYYPTVGFYAKYAGNAFGNKFSESFTKWTQLASIGLQVNIPIFDGLRNSSTLKQMSLKNENIKLDIAQTQEAFKLQMLNANTNISNSIKNLDINKQNLELAKNILDVTTTQYQKGVIAYSEVISAEFSYREAESNYMQSLVKYLSSKLDLDKSNNNLNIYK; via the coding sequence ATGAGAAAAACATTAGTACTTTTCGCAACACTATTTTTTGCAGTACAATATACTGAAGCACAAAGCACTTATACCATAAGTGAATGTGTGCAATATGCACTAAACAATCACAACAATATTAAGATGTCTAAGAATGATTTTCAATCTGCAATTGCAAAAAAGAATGAAGGTCGCTCTGGTTACTTGCCACAAGTAAACGGACAAATTAAATGGGATGATAATCTTATCTTACAAACTACCGTACTTCCAGCTGGAACATTTGGACCTGGAACACCAGAACAGAGAATTCAAATCGGAAATCAATACAACACTATTGCTGGTATCCAATTAGATCAAACCTTGTTTAACATGTCTTATATCGAAGGTATACGTGCATTAAAACCAAATGAAGAATTAAACAAACTAAAAATAGTTAAATCAGAAGAAGAAGTTATTTATAATACAGTTGCAGCATACTATCAAATCTATTTGTTGCAAGAAAATGAGAAGTTGCTAAATGAAAGTAAAGCAAGAATTGAAAAAACATTACCAATTGTAAAATTACAATATGAAAAAGGTGTAGCTAGAAAAATTGATGTGGATAGAATACAAGTAAACTTAAATAACATCCTAGCAAATAAAGAGATATTAAGCATCAACAAAGATGTTGCACTAAACAACCTGAAATACAATATGGGAATGCCTTTAGATTCTATGATACAGATAGACACAAATTACTCTAAAGAAATAGTTGATTTTAGCAACACTATTAATGATGCAGATGATAGAATTGAAATTAAAATATTAAAACAAAGTCTTGTTTTAAATCAAATTAATTACAATAGACAAAAAGCAAGTTATTATCCAACTGTAGGATTTTATGCAAAATATGCAGGCAATGCATTTGGAAATAAATTCTCTGAATCATTTACAAAATGGACACAATTAGCATCTATCGGATTGCAAGTAAATATCCCAATTTTTGATGGATTGAGAAACTCAAGTACATTAAAACAAATGTCACTTAAAAATGAAAATATAAAATTAGATATTGCGCAAACTCAAGAAGCATTTAAACTACAAATGTTAAATGCAAATACAAACATCTCAAATTCTATAAAAAACCTAGACATCAACAAACAAAACCTAGAACTAGCAAAAAATATATTAGACGTTACAACAACACAATATCAAAAAGGTGTCATTGCATATTCTGAAGTAATCTCAGCAGAATTTTCATACAGAGAAGCAGAATCAAACTATATGCAATCATTAGTAAAATACTTAAGCTCAAAACTAGACTTAGACAAATCAAATAACAATTTAAATATATATAAATAA
- a CDS encoding TetR/AcrR family transcriptional regulator — MQLHTKDIQQNKDTLIEQIFCKAEYLFINVGIRNTTMDDLARELGISKKTLYKTIDNKADLIHKCLLFDISRKEEEILQLQKNSNDALDEMLKIGTQIFVSIGRYKISVVHDLMKFYPESWQLITKHKENFTKKIIEDNLKKGIEQGIYRKDINTDMYAKFFIYGTDNCIDMQIFPEEAYTYSNVFKEFFIYHLHGIIANTSDKKIINQINKFLELK, encoded by the coding sequence ATGCAACTACATACCAAAGACATACAGCAAAATAAAGATACACTAATTGAACAAATCTTTTGTAAAGCAGAATATTTGTTTATCAATGTAGGTATTAGAAATACCACTATGGATGATTTGGCAAGAGAATTAGGTATCTCAAAAAAAACATTATACAAAACAATAGACAATAAAGCTGATTTGATACACAAATGCCTATTGTTTGATATTAGTAGAAAAGAAGAAGAAATTTTACAACTTCAAAAAAACTCAAATGATGCTTTGGATGAAATGCTAAAAATTGGCACTCAAATCTTTGTATCAATTGGTAGATATAAAATTTCTGTAGTACATGATTTGATGAAATTCTATCCAGAATCATGGCAGTTGATAACTAAACACAAAGAAAATTTTACAAAAAAAATAATAGAAGACAACTTAAAAAAAGGCATAGAACAAGGTATATATAGAAAAGACATCAATACTGATATGTATGCCAAGTTTTTTATTTATGGAACAGATAATTGCATAGATATGCAAATATTTCCTGAAGAAGCATACACATACTCAAATGTATTTAAAGAATTTTTTATCTATCATCTTCATGGAATTATTGCCAACACATCAGACAAAAAAATAATCAATCAAATCAATAAATTTTTAGAATTAAAATGA
- a CDS encoding efflux RND transporter periplasmic adaptor subunit, whose protein sequence is MKNNIIIGIIVLAILGLAGYKLVQNKKVINKNEQPIDRSNVPISVTAFEANYFPVSTDYALPGILEQNKVANINAVSPGKIVSLNLEIGQHVSKGQLVGKVDTRLKEIALKSTDVTIKKLETDAQRTEDLIKGDAAPATSILDINYNLESQKIQKENIKQQIADNNIYAPISGIITQKNLNEGEFVNPGTAIATIMDIATLKAVVFVSENNVYDLKVGQSAQVTSSIYPDKKVIGVIKYISPKGDENHNYRVEVHIPNSGYKAGTYISVKFAFKKPADAMQIPKIALVEGTKNPYVFVANGNNVITKKIDIGEEVGENIVVRSGLNVGDKVITSGQINIDNKSKIQIVNAK, encoded by the coding sequence ATGAAGAATAACATTATCATTGGAATTATTGTACTTGCCATATTAGGACTAGCAGGATACAAACTAGTACAAAACAAAAAGGTAATTAATAAAAACGAACAGCCAATTGACAGAAGCAATGTTCCAATATCAGTTACTGCATTTGAGGCAAATTATTTTCCAGTTAGCACAGATTATGCATTGCCAGGCATACTTGAACAAAATAAAGTAGCAAATATCAATGCAGTAAGTCCAGGTAAAATTGTTTCTTTAAATTTAGAAATAGGGCAACATGTATCAAAAGGACAGTTGGTAGGCAAAGTAGATACTAGATTAAAAGAAATAGCATTAAAATCTACTGATGTCACCATCAAAAAATTAGAAACAGATGCACAAAGAACTGAAGATTTGATTAAAGGTGATGCTGCACCAGCTACTAGTATTTTGGATATAAACTACAATCTAGAAAGTCAAAAAATACAGAAAGAAAATATCAAACAACAAATTGCAGACAACAATATATACGCACCAATCAGTGGAATCATAACACAAAAAAATCTTAACGAAGGTGAGTTTGTAAATCCAGGTACTGCAATCGCAACTATTATGGATATTGCAACATTAAAAGCAGTAGTATTTGTTAGTGAAAACAATGTATATGATTTAAAAGTTGGACAAAGTGCACAAGTTACATCTTCAATTTATCCTGATAAAAAAGTTATTGGAGTAATAAAATACATAAGTCCAAAAGGTGATGAAAATCACAATTATAGAGTAGAAGTACACATTCCAAATTCTGGCTACAAAGCAGGCACATATATTTCAGTAAAATTTGCATTCAAAAAACCAGCTGATGCTATGCAAATACCTAAAATTGCATTAGTAGAAGGTACAAAAAATCCATATGTATTCGTAGCAAATGGCAATAATGTAATTACTAAGAAAATTGACATTGGAGAAGAAGTTGGAGAAAATATTGTTGTAAGAAGTGGATTAAATGTTGGCGACAAAGTAATCACTTCTGGACAAATAAATATTGACAACAAAAGTAAGATTCAAATTGTAAATGCTAAATAA
- a CDS encoding SEC-C domain-containing protein, which translates to MQQGNTGVKEGEGGFALLRAHRGLPKNTALIKYLSETGIKQILLKTENHYLQEQQKNMPIVDAGLYFTIDEKNNQIELTERGIELITTSGEEQDFFVLPDLGSELADIENNTELSASEKIKQKDDAIQIYSQKAERVHTIDQLLKAYCLFDKDIEYVVIEDKVKIVDEQTGRIMEGRRYSDGLHQAIEAKENVKVESASQTFATITLQNFFRMYHKLGGMTGTAETEATEFWEIYKLDTVVIPTNRAISRVDKDDLIYKTKKEKYNAIIEEIISLKEQGRPVLVGTTNVEVSELISRLLDMRKIPHNVLNAKQHQREADIVAEAGRSGQITIATNMAGRGTDIKLTDEVKKAGGLAIIGSERHDSRRVDRQLRGRAGRQGDPGSSQFYISLEDNLMRLFGSEKLSGMMDKIGFKEGDVIQHSWVSNSVERAQKKVEENNFGIRKRLLEYDDVMNAQREVIYKKRNHALGGERISFDLINMFYDLAEEVVEHAKNTLDYDQFKLDCIKYFGLESSITQDDLKNRKFPELANKLYQEVNKSYNEKSKTIMQNTYPIVKDVYLNRGKEFANIVIPFSDGHKSINIITNLEKTYKSEGKELIKTFEQNIILAFIDQSWKEHLRQMDDLKQSVQMAVHEQKDPLIIYKLEAFQLFKHMLSHINKEVTSFLLKGRIQVDDSNNVKQYQGRRVAEKTKESRSNNELGNENEGAQTNTQEAEQKVQTYVRTEQKIGRNDPCPCGSGKKYKQCHGK; encoded by the coding sequence TTGCAGCAGGGAAACACAGGCGTAAAAGAAGGTGAAGGTGGTTTTGCATTATTAAGAGCACATCGTGGTTTACCTAAAAACACAGCATTAATCAAATATCTTAGCGAAACAGGCATCAAACAAATTCTTCTAAAAACAGAAAACCACTATCTACAAGAGCAACAAAAAAATATGCCAATTGTAGATGCTGGATTATACTTCACTATTGATGAAAAAAACAATCAAATAGAATTAACAGAAAGAGGTATTGAGCTAATTACAACTTCTGGAGAAGAGCAAGATTTCTTCGTTTTACCAGACTTAGGTTCTGAGCTTGCTGATATTGAAAACAACACAGAACTATCTGCATCAGAAAAAATAAAACAAAAAGATGATGCAATCCAAATATACTCGCAAAAAGCAGAAAGAGTACACACAATAGACCAACTATTAAAAGCATATTGTTTATTTGATAAAGACATTGAATATGTTGTAATAGAAGACAAAGTAAAAATAGTTGATGAACAAACTGGACGTATCATGGAAGGTAGAAGATACTCAGATGGTTTACATCAAGCTATTGAAGCTAAAGAAAATGTAAAAGTAGAATCAGCTAGTCAAACCTTTGCAACCATTACATTACAAAATTTCTTTAGAATGTACCATAAATTAGGTGGTATGACTGGTACAGCAGAAACTGAAGCTACAGAGTTTTGGGAAATCTATAAACTAGATACTGTTGTAATTCCAACAAATAGAGCAATATCAAGAGTAGATAAAGATGACCTAATCTATAAAACAAAAAAAGAAAAGTACAATGCAATTATAGAAGAAATCATCAGTTTAAAAGAACAAGGAAGACCAGTACTTGTTGGTACTACAAATGTAGAAGTATCTGAACTAATAAGTAGATTATTAGACATGAGAAAAATACCACACAATGTATTGAATGCAAAACAACATCAGAGAGAAGCAGATATAGTGGCAGAAGCAGGACGAAGTGGACAGATTACAATTGCTACAAATATGGCTGGTAGAGGAACAGATATTAAACTGACTGATGAAGTAAAAAAAGCTGGTGGTTTAGCAATTATTGGTTCTGAAAGACATGACTCAAGAAGGGTAGACAGACAGTTGCGTGGTAGAGCAGGAAGACAAGGCGACCCAGGTAGCTCACAATTCTATATTTCATTAGAAGACAATCTAATGCGTCTATTCGGTTCTGAGAAACTATCAGGCATGATGGATAAAATTGGATTTAAAGAAGGTGATGTTATTCAACATTCGTGGGTTTCCAATTCAGTAGAAAGAGCACAGAAAAAAGTAGAAGAAAATAACTTTGGCATCAGAAAAAGATTATTAGAATATGACGATGTAATGAATGCACAGCGTGAGGTTATCTACAAAAAAAGAAACCATGCATTAGGTGGCGAACGTATTTCATTTGATTTAATCAATATGTTTTATGATCTAGCTGAAGAAGTTGTAGAACATGCAAAAAACACATTAGACTACGACCAATTCAAATTAGATTGCATAAAATATTTTGGATTGGAATCTTCAATCACACAAGATGATTTAAAAAATAGAAAGTTTCCAGAATTAGCAAACAAATTATACCAAGAAGTCAATAAAAGCTATAATGAGAAATCAAAAACTATAATGCAAAACACCTACCCTATTGTAAAAGATGTATATCTAAATAGAGGCAAAGAATTTGCAAATATTGTTATTCCTTTCTCTGATGGTCACAAATCTATCAACATCATCACAAACCTAGAAAAAACATATAAATCAGAAGGAAAAGAGCTAATCAAAACTTTTGAACAAAATATCATTCTAGCATTTATAGACCAAAGTTGGAAAGAACATCTAAGACAAATGGATGATTTGAAACAATCTGTACAAATGGCTGTTCACGAACAAAAAGATCCACTGATTATTTATAAACTAGAAGCATTCCAGTTATTCAAACACATGCTTAGTCACATCAACAAAGAAGTAACTTCATTCTTATTAAAAGGAAGAATTCAAGTAGATGATTCTAACAATGTAAAACAATATCAAGGAAGAAGAGTCGCAGAAAAAACAAAAGAATCAAGAAGCAATAATGAGTTGGGCAACGAAAATGAAGGTGCGCAAACCAACACACAAGAAGCCGAACAAAAAGTACAAACTTACGTAAGAACTGAACAAAAAATAGGTAGAAACGACCCATGTCCATGTGGAAGTGGAAAAAAATACAAACAATGCCACGGAAAATAA